A stretch of Rhododendron vialii isolate Sample 1 chromosome 4a, ASM3025357v1 DNA encodes these proteins:
- the LOC131322804 gene encoding large ribosomal subunit protein eL20z-like isoform X2, translating into MSEESKVHHHHHQQQQPEQPPPQYGTFQGVQNFPPQPVIGFPQPVAPPGSAEPPQYYAQGYQAVPGYAVAEGRPVRERRLPCCGIGFGWFLFIVGFFLAAIPWYVGAIILLCVRSVDYREKPGYIACTVAAILAAIAVIFGVSNQMDKHIHPY; encoded by the exons ATGAGCGAAGAATCGAAggttcaccaccaccaccaccagcagcagcagccgGAGCAGCCGCCGCCGCAGTACGGCACGTTCCAGGGCGTTCAAAACTTCCCGCCGCAGCCGGTGATCGGGTTCCCCCAGCCGGTCGCGCCGCCGGGGTCCGCCGAGCCGCCGCAGTACTACGCCCAGGGTTATCAGGCCGTTCCAG GTTATGCTGTCGCTGAAGGAAGACCTGTAAGAGAGCGACGCCTTCCCTGCTGTGGGATTGGGTTTGGCTGGTTCTT GTTTATTGTTGGTTTCTTCCTTGCTGCTATCCCCTGGTATGTTGGAGCAATCATTCTTCTTTGTGTCAGATCAGTTGATTACAGAGAGAAACCGGGATATATTGCTTGCACAGTTGCG GCTATTCTTGCTGCCATTGCAGTCATCTTTGGTGTATCAAACCAAATGGACAAACATATTCACCCTTATTAA
- the LOC131321578 gene encoding pentatricopeptide repeat-containing protein At3g14580, mitochondrial, with protein sequence MISRSLTAHITKTHLSAFQSPSLYQNLLLQSTTSIHSHSLSSPSPSQDSDYPQTLNQKDWLSPNEVVKIFQTLKNPNSALSVFTQISNRKDYKPNEALYSAVITKLALAKNFDAIDVVLARIKSEKGLCRISETFFYNVIKIYGNVAGRVDRAIDTLFDMPNYGCWPTVKTFNFVLNLVVNSKRFDVVHEVYLGGCKLGIEIDACCLNIMIKGLCWRGDFDAAFKVLDEFPKQKCKPNVRTYSILMHGLCDRGKVEEAFGLLERMERENIEPDTIAFNILISGLRKQGRVDEGIELLHKMRLKGCGPNPATYQEVLYGLIDANKSVEAKDFMSRMISEGVSPSFDSFKSIIKGLCKKNLMGDVDWVLKQMVRHGFVPRRGMWKQIIRCLFSGHGSCACFPIAEILEN encoded by the coding sequence ATGATTTCACGTTCACTAACTGCACACATCACCAAAACTCACCTATCAGCTTTTCAATCTCCTTCGCTTTACCAAAATCTCCTCCTCCAATCCACCACTTCAATCCATTCTCACTCACTCTCCTCTCCATCCCCATCCCAAGATTCTGACTACCCCCAAACCCTCAACCAAAAAGACTGGCTAAGCCCAAACGAGGTTGTCAAGATCTTCCAAACCCTGAAAAACCCTAATTCAGCCCTATCTGTATTTACCCAGATCTCAAACCGAAAAGACTATAAACCCAATGAAGCCCTTTACTCCGCGGTCATCACCAAGCTTGCCCTAGCCAAGAACTTCGATGCCATCGATGTTGTACTGGCAAGAATCAAGTCTGAAAAGGGTCTTTGTAGAATATCTGAAACTTTCTTCTACAATGTTATCAAGATTTATGGCAATGTGGCCGGCCGTGTGGACCGGGCAATCGACACCCTTTTTGATATGCCAAACTACGGTTGCTGGCCTACTGtgaaaacattcaactttgtgCTGAATTTGGTGGTGAATTCGAAGCGATTCGATGTTGTTCATGAGGTGTATTTGGGTGGTTGTAAGTTGGGTATTGAGATTGATGCTTGTTGTTTGAACATTATGATTAAAGGGTTGTGTTGGCGTGGGGATTTCGATGCTGCATTCAAGGTGCTCGATGAATTTCCCAAACAGAAGTGCAAGCCGAATGTGAGGACTTATTCTATACTCATGCATGGGTTGTGTGACCGCGGTAAGGTCGAGGAAGCATTTGGGTTGTTGGAGAGGATGGAGAGGGAGAATATAGAACCAGATACGATCGCGTTTAATATCCTGATTTCAGGTCTAAGGAAGCAAGGGAGAGTTGATGAGGGGATTGAGCTTTTGCATAAGATGAGGCTTAAAGGGTGTGGCCCAAATCCGGCAACTTATCAGGAGGTCTTGTATGGTTTAATCGATGCCAATAAGTCCGTTGAGGCAAAGGATTTTATGAGTCGGATGATATCAGAGGGTGTGAGTCCGAGTTTTGATTCTTTTAAGTCAATAATAAAGGGGCTTTGTAAAAAGAATCTTATGGGAGATGTGGATTGGGTTTTGAAGCAAATGGTTCGGCATGGATTTGTGCCGAGGAGGGGAATGTGGAAGCAGATTATCCGGTGCTTGTTCTCTGGGCATGGTAGTTGTGCCTGTTTTCCTATTGCAGAAATTCTTGAAAACTAG
- the LOC131322619 gene encoding persulfide dioxygenase ETHE1 homolog, mitochondrial isoform X2 has translation MLQSRFVRIPLSPTTLSPPKPTTLLPLLSLARKPRSQMSSYATSSESPKLLFRQLFEKESSTYTYLLADVSHPEKPALLVDPVDKTVDRDLSLIKDLGLKLIYAINTHVHADHVTGTGLIKTKSPGVKSIISKASNAKADLFVEAGDKICFGDLFLEVRATPGHTLGCVTYVTGDGPDQARPRMAFTGDALLIRGCGRTDFQGGSSEQLYKSVHSQIFTLPKDTLLYPAHDYKGFTVTTVEEEILYNPRLAKDEI, from the exons ATGCTGCAATCTCGATTCGTGCgcatccctctctctcctaccactctctctcctccgaaaCCCACGACCctgctccctctcctctctctagcCAGAAAACCCAGGTCGCAAATGAGTTCCTACGCGACGTCGTCTGAGTCCCCGAAGCTCTTGTTCCGTCAGCTCTTCGAGAAGGAATCGTCCACTTACACTTACCTCCTCGCCGATGTCTCCCACCCTGAAAAACCCGCCTTG TTGGTTGACCCTGTAGACAAGACAGTGGATAGAGATCTTTCTCTTATTAAAGATTTGGGATTGAAGCTCATTTATGCTATAAACACCCATGTCCATGCCGATCATGTCACTGGAACTGGCCTGATTAAG ACTAAATCTCCTGGTGTGAAATCTATCATCTCCaaagcaagcaatgcaaaagCAGATCTGTTCGTTGAAGCTGGTGATAAAATTTGTTTTGGTGATCTCTTTCTAGAG GTTCGTGCTACTCCAGGTCATACCTTAGGATGTGTTACCTATGTTACAGGAGATGGGCCCGATCAGGCCCGACCAAGGATGGCTTTCACGGGTGATGCACTATTAATACGCGGATGTGGGAGGACAGATTTTCAG GGTGGAAGTTCGGAGCAGCTGTATAAATCAGTTCATTCACAG ATCTTTACACTGCCCAAGGACACATTGTTGTATCCTGCTCATGACTACAAAGGTTTCACT GTTACAACTGTAGAAGAGGAAATTCTGTATAATCCTCGGTTGGCAAAAGATGAG ATTTGA
- the LOC131322619 gene encoding persulfide dioxygenase ETHE1 homolog, mitochondrial isoform X4 — MLQSRFVRIPLSPTTLSPPKPTTLLPLLSLARKPRSQMSSYATSSESPKLLFRQLFEKESSTYTYLLADVSHPEKPALLVDPVDKTVDRDLSLIKDLGLKLIYAINTHVHADHVTGTGLIKTKSPGVKSIISKASNAKADLFVEAGDKICFGDLFLEVRATPGHTLGCVTYVTGDGPDQARPRMAFTGDALLIRGCGRTDFQGGSSEQLYKSVHSQETFKNIMKNLNLAYPRMIDVAVPANMVCGLQDVAPKAN, encoded by the exons ATGCTGCAATCTCGATTCGTGCgcatccctctctctcctaccactctctctcctccgaaaCCCACGACCctgctccctctcctctctctagcCAGAAAACCCAGGTCGCAAATGAGTTCCTACGCGACGTCGTCTGAGTCCCCGAAGCTCTTGTTCCGTCAGCTCTTCGAGAAGGAATCGTCCACTTACACTTACCTCCTCGCCGATGTCTCCCACCCTGAAAAACCCGCCTTG TTGGTTGACCCTGTAGACAAGACAGTGGATAGAGATCTTTCTCTTATTAAAGATTTGGGATTGAAGCTCATTTATGCTATAAACACCCATGTCCATGCCGATCATGTCACTGGAACTGGCCTGATTAAG ACTAAATCTCCTGGTGTGAAATCTATCATCTCCaaagcaagcaatgcaaaagCAGATCTGTTCGTTGAAGCTGGTGATAAAATTTGTTTTGGTGATCTCTTTCTAGAG GTTCGTGCTACTCCAGGTCATACCTTAGGATGTGTTACCTATGTTACAGGAGATGGGCCCGATCAGGCCCGACCAAGGATGGCTTTCACGGGTGATGCACTATTAATACGCGGATGTGGGAGGACAGATTTTCAG GGTGGAAGTTCGGAGCAGCTGTATAAATCAGTTCATTCACAG GAAACATTCAAGAACATCATGAAGA ATTTGAACTTGGCTTATCCGAGGATGATTGACGTAGCTGTCCCTGCAAATATGGTTTGTGGGTTGCAAGATGTGGCTCCTAAAGCCAACTAA
- the LOC131322804 gene encoding large ribosomal subunit protein eL20z-like isoform X3, with the protein MSEESKVHHHHHQQQQPEQPPPQYGTFQGVQNFPPQPVIGFPQPVAPPGSAEPPQYYAQGYQAVPGYAVAEGRPVRERRLPCCGIGFGWFLFIVGFFLAAIPWYVGAIILLCVRSVDYREKPGYIACTVAAVLATFAVIFGVSSQEW; encoded by the exons ATGAGCGAAGAATCGAAggttcaccaccaccaccaccagcagcagcagccgGAGCAGCCGCCGCCGCAGTACGGCACGTTCCAGGGCGTTCAAAACTTCCCGCCGCAGCCGGTGATCGGGTTCCCCCAGCCGGTCGCGCCGCCGGGGTCCGCCGAGCCGCCGCAGTACTACGCCCAGGGTTATCAGGCCGTTCCAG GTTATGCTGTCGCTGAAGGAAGACCTGTAAGAGAGCGACGCCTTCCCTGCTGTGGGATTGGGTTTGGCTGGTTCTT GTTTATTGTTGGTTTCTTCCTTGCTGCTATCCCCTGGTATGTTGGAGCAATCATTCTTCTTTGTGTCAGATCAGTTGATTACAGAGAGAAACCGGGATATATTGCTTGCACAGTTGCG GCTGTTCTTGCTACCTTTGCAGTCATCTTTGGGGTATCAAGCCAGGAATGGTAA
- the LOC131322804 gene encoding large ribosomal subunit protein eL20z-like isoform X1, with product MSEESKVHHHHHQQQQPEQPPPQYGTFQGVQNFPPQPVIGFPQPVAPPGSAEPPQYYAQGYQAVPGYAVAEGRPVRERRLPCCGIGFGWFLFIVGFFLAAIPWYVGAIILLCVRSVDYREKPGYIACTVAAVLAAIAVIFGVSSQMDKHIHRFAL from the exons ATGAGCGAAGAATCGAAggttcaccaccaccaccaccagcagcagcagccgGAGCAGCCGCCGCCGCAGTACGGCACGTTCCAGGGCGTTCAAAACTTCCCGCCGCAGCCGGTGATCGGGTTCCCCCAGCCGGTCGCGCCGCCGGGGTCCGCCGAGCCGCCGCAGTACTACGCCCAGGGTTATCAGGCCGTTCCAG GTTATGCTGTCGCTGAAGGAAGACCTGTAAGAGAGCGACGCCTTCCCTGCTGTGGGATTGGGTTTGGCTGGTTCTT GTTTATTGTTGGTTTCTTCCTTGCTGCTATCCCCTGGTATGTTGGAGCAATCATTCTTCTTTGTGTCAGATCAGTTGATTACAGAGAGAAACCGGGATATATTGCTTGCACAGTTGCG GCGGTTCTTGCTGCCATTGCAGTCATCTTTGGTGTATCAAGCCAAATGGACAAACATATTCACCGTTTTGCTTTATAA
- the LOC131321577 gene encoding C2 domain-containing protein At1g53590 — MEVFEATILHHVCIVLSLLWLLSCFNCSRPVFYFVSLIYLYLVHERYEMRLRRKLQFEERMQSNQRRVLTDSESVRWLNHLVEKIWPVCMEQIVSQKILLPIIPWFLDKYKPWTVKKSVVEHLYMGRSPPMFTDMRVLRQSTGDDHLVLELGMNFRTADDMSAILAVKLTKRLGFGMRTKLHLKGLHVEGKVLIGVKFVRHWPFLGRVRLCFVEPPYFQMTVKPIFTHGLDVTELPGIAGWLDKLLALAFEQTLVEPNMLVVDVEKFASPQPENWFCIDEKESIAYALVEVIEGADMKPSDLNGLADPYVKGQLGPYRFRTKTQWKTLAPKWHEEFKVPICTWESPNVLAIEVRDKDQFMDDTLGDCSVNISDLRGGQRHELWLSLRNIKMGRLHLAVTVVEGKKKVPDLPCDDAILNDDNKSNSIANESAKTGSLSSGGLEKSPNVVDKFEPIDIEGQKETGIWVHHPGSEVSQIWEPRKGRSRVLDSQVLGNGGNLKLPSASASYNNDNSSTDGGSQEGKKGILRKDKVLRGLKKIGTVFSKNSKKEDMSCRIEGPIPSQHPNLKAINERKSHVKLIVEEDNLSAPSLVNVPISEGKVGPEGSSQESRSKAHVKDMAKNILKNAGNSARGVKHAFDRKGPKKSQGDLGLVVTNRDISAGSESSDEESPASSVCTSEGNPVIPKALSSCGNDSFKSEELHDQNTPFDFPINKDGLDGTEKISCAWPGNEKIGDDYRSTMTEESNDLLN; from the exons atggAAGTATTCGAGGCTACGATTTTGCATCACGTTTGCATTGTGCTCTCTCTGCTGTGGTTGCTTTCTTGCTTCAATTGCTCACGCCCGGTTTTCTACTTCGTTTCTTTAATCTACCTATATCTG GTTCATGAGCGGTACGAGATGAGATTAAGGAGGAAACTGCAATTCGAGGAAAGAATGCAATCTAACCAACGACGG GTACTTACTGATTCCGAAAGTGTGCGGTGGTTGAACCATTTAGTTGAAAAGATTTGGCCTGTTTGTATGGAGCAGATTGTTTCGCAGAAAATTCTCCTCCCCATCATACCATGGTTCTTGGACAAGTACAAACCATGGACTGTG AAAAAATCAGTGGTTGAACATCTGTACATGGGACGATCACCGCCTATGTTCACAGATATGAGGGTCCTTCGTCAATCCACCGGTGATGACCACTTG GTTTTGGAGTTGGGAATGAATTTCCGGACTGCAGATGATATGAGTGCAATACTTGCAGTGAAACTAACGAAGAGATTGGGTTTTGGGATGCGGACGAAGTTACatttgaagggcttgcatgttGAAGGGAAG GTCTTGATTGGGGTAAAGTTCGTTCGGCACTGGCCTTTCCTTGGCCGTGTGCGGTTATGCTTTGTCGAGCCACCATATTTTCAGATGACTGTGAAACCTATTTTCACCCATGGGCTTGACGTTACAgaacttccaggaattgctggATGGTTG GACAAGCTCCTGGCACTTGCATTTGAGCAGACCCTAGTTGAG CCCAATATGTTAGTCGTTGATGTGGAGAAATTCGCTTCACCACAGCCAG AAAATTGGTTCTGTATCGATGAGAAGGAGTCAATTGCCTATGCCTTGGTGGAAGTCATTGAAGGAGCTGACATGAAGCCGTCAGATTTAAATG GTTTAGCTGATCCATATGTTAAAGGGCAACTTGGTCCTTATAGATTCAGGACTAAGACGCAATGGAAAACACTGGCTCCAAAATGGCACGAGGAATTCAAGGTCCCTATTTGTACATGGGAGTCACCTAATGTGCTAGCTATTGAAGTTCGTGACAAGGACCAGTTTATGGATGATACCCTTGG AGATTGTTCTGTAAACATTAGTGACCTTAGGGGTGGCCAGAGACATGAGTTGTGGCTGTCTCTTCGGAACATTAAAATGGGGCGATTGCATCTTGCTGTTACTGTAGTTGAGGGCAAAAAAAAG GTGCCAGATCTTCCATGTGATGATGCAATACTCAATGATGACAATAAAAGTAACTCCATTGCAAATGAGAGTGCTAAAACAGGCTCTCTTTCATCTGGAGGTTTAGAGAAGTCTCCCAATGTGGTAGATAAGTTTGAACCCATTGACATTGAAGGGCAAAAGGAGACTGGGATATGGGTCCATCACCCGGGAAGCGAAGTTTCACAAATATGGGAGCCTAGAAAGGGGAGGAGTAGAGTCCTTGATTCACAAGTTCTCGGGAATGGTGGAAACTTAAAATTGCCATCAGCTTCAGCCTCCTACAATAACGACAATAGCAGCACAGATGGAGGAAGCCAAGAAGGTAAAAAGGGAATTTTGCGAAAAGACAAGGTTTTGAGGGGTCTAAAGAAGATTGGTACAGTGTTTAGCAAGAATTCCAAAAAGGAGGATATGTCGTGCAGGATTGAAGGTCCGATTCCATCTCAACATCCTAATCTTAAGGctattaatgagagaaaaagtcACGTGAAACTGATTGTAGAGGAAGATAACCTTTCTGCACCATCGCTAGTTAACGTCCCGATATCAGAAGGTAAAGTCGGTCCAGAGGGATCTTCCCAGGAGAGCCGAAGCAAGGCACATGTAAAGGATATGGCAAAGAACATTTTAAAGAATGCTGGGAACTCTGCTCGTGGGGTCAAGCATGCATTTGATCGGAAAGGGCCAAAAAAGTCCCAAGGGGATTTGGGACTAGTGGTGACAAATAGAGACATTTCTGCAGGGTCAGAGTCTTCCGATGAAGAATCTCCTGCATCATCAGTTTGTACCTCTGAAGGGAATCCAGTGATCCCGAAAGCCTTATCGAGCTGTGGTAATGATTCTTTTAAATCCGAAGAACTTCATGATCAAAATACTCCATTTGATTTTCCGATAAACAAAGATGGCCTAGACGGTACTGAGAAGATTTCTTGCGCTTGGCCGGGTAATGAGAAGATAGGTGATGATTACCGATCGACCATGACGGAAGAAAGCAATGACCTATTGAACTAG
- the LOC131322805 gene encoding uncharacterized protein LOC131322805, producing MKSGRLGEITTAICRDDSWSLISCLRRSNASYPEDEILESICLYDAVNCAASLLRRKLNSDPALVLNRPMPGAGPFSPLHYAADFACPRVVELFLSHGARTDIRLHDPLHARGRNGLLPLEIALDVARDHLLERTVYSPGQSTFRLILSLCLPEMKSALKACKLLAWSSENVEKEAYYYAIEGKLTEFAILLMVAREKVLVPITFSYQDGDDWDGIMTLQQCLQKKLVSISDKWLKSPGTLGRKKTTWILKSNAVLRSAALVLEVVERAGNSLEDYLKFEQHGASKEQVERDVASRLVKAGFTLEARDFEVSIRNGMNSCDPASSHTKNQGTPSENRSQPSHPPFSWQQQRNFHPRNGIISGDGYWSSRSTYPLRRAHSLLSMKKSINRSHIPRSTSTCGCQYSTCLDVQANRQTKTMEQGFPQYLPSEKLACISTLMKRGIRSARFLL from the exons ATGAAGTCTGGCAGGCTCGGCGAGATCACTACTGCTATTTGCCGTGATGATTCTTGGAGCTTGATCTCGTGTCTGAGACGGAGCAATGCCTCTTATCCCGAAGACGAAATCTTGGAGAGTATATGTTTATATGACGCTGTGAACTGTGCCGCTTCATTGCTGCGAAGGAAGTTGAACTCGGACCCAGCATTAGTTTTAAACAGGCCAATGCCGGGTGCAGGGCCATTTTCCCCCCTGCATTATGCAGCTGATTTTGCATGTCCTCGAGTGGTTGAGTTATTCCTTAGCCATGGAGCTCGAACTGATATCCGATTACATGATCCACTACATGCACGTGGTCGCAACGGGTTGCTCCCACTCGAGATAGCGCTCGATGTTGCTAG AGACCACTTGTTGGAGCGGACTGTATACTCTCCGGGACAATCTACCTTTCGGTTGATACTATCCCTCTGTCTTCCCGAAATG AAAAGTGCTTTGAAGGCTTGTAAGTTGCTTGCATGGTCCTCCGAGAACGTTGAAAAGGAAGCTTACTATTATGCCATAGAAGGAAAGCTCACCGAGTTTGCTATCTTACTAATGGTGGCTCGCGAAAAGGTGTTAGTTCCTATCACATTTTCGTATCAAGATGGGGATGATTGGGATGGAATTATGACGCTCCAACAATGCCTTCAAAAAAAACTTGTGTCAATATCTGATAAGTGGTTAAAATCACCGGGAACACTTGGGAGAAAGAAGACGACATGGATTCTTAAGAGTAACGCGGTTTTGAGGTCAGCTGCACTAGTGCTGGAAGTTGTTGAGAGGGCCGGCAATTCTCTTGAGGACTATCTTAAGTTTGAACAACACGGT GCATCGAAAGAGCAAGTGGAGAGGGATGTTGCTTCGAGGCTTGTGAAAGCTGGATTTACATTGGAGGCAAGAGACTTCGAAGTTAGCATCAGAAACGG GATGAATTCTTGTGATCCCGCAAGTAGCCATACCAAGAACCAAGGGACTCCGTCGG AGAATCGGTCTCAACCGTCGCATCCTCCCTTCTCCTGGCAGCAGCAAAGGAATTTTCACCCAAGG AACGGAATCATCTCTGGAGACGGGTATTGGTCTTCGCGGTCGACTTATCCTTTACGAAGAGCCCATAGTTTACTCTCCATGAAGAAGTCAATCAACAGGAGTCACATCCCAAGATCCACATCCACCTGTGGTTGTCAGTACTCGACATGTTTGGATGTTCAAGCAAACAGGCAAACGAAAACGATGGAGCAGGGTTTTCCCCAATATCTTCCAAGTGAGAAGCTTGCATGCATTTCGACGTTGATGAAGAGGGGGATAAGAAGTGCTCGATTCTTATTGTAG
- the LOC131322619 gene encoding persulfide dioxygenase ETHE1 homolog, mitochondrial isoform X1: protein MLQSRFVRIPLSPTTLSPPKPTTLLPLLSLARKPRSQMSSYATSSESPKLLFRQLFEKESSTYTYLLADVSHPEKPALLVDPVDKTVDRDLSLIKDLGLKLIYAINTHVHADHVTGTGLIKTKSPGVKSIISKASNAKADLFVEAGDKICFGDLFLEVRATPGHTLGCVTYVTGDGPDQARPRMAFTGDALLIRGCGRTDFQGGSSEQLYKSVHSQVTTVEEEILYNPRLAKDEETFKNIMKNLNLAYPRMIDVAVPANMVCGLQDVAPKAN from the exons ATGCTGCAATCTCGATTCGTGCgcatccctctctctcctaccactctctctcctccgaaaCCCACGACCctgctccctctcctctctctagcCAGAAAACCCAGGTCGCAAATGAGTTCCTACGCGACGTCGTCTGAGTCCCCGAAGCTCTTGTTCCGTCAGCTCTTCGAGAAGGAATCGTCCACTTACACTTACCTCCTCGCCGATGTCTCCCACCCTGAAAAACCCGCCTTG TTGGTTGACCCTGTAGACAAGACAGTGGATAGAGATCTTTCTCTTATTAAAGATTTGGGATTGAAGCTCATTTATGCTATAAACACCCATGTCCATGCCGATCATGTCACTGGAACTGGCCTGATTAAG ACTAAATCTCCTGGTGTGAAATCTATCATCTCCaaagcaagcaatgcaaaagCAGATCTGTTCGTTGAAGCTGGTGATAAAATTTGTTTTGGTGATCTCTTTCTAGAG GTTCGTGCTACTCCAGGTCATACCTTAGGATGTGTTACCTATGTTACAGGAGATGGGCCCGATCAGGCCCGACCAAGGATGGCTTTCACGGGTGATGCACTATTAATACGCGGATGTGGGAGGACAGATTTTCAG GGTGGAAGTTCGGAGCAGCTGTATAAATCAGTTCATTCACAG GTTACAACTGTAGAAGAGGAAATTCTGTATAATCCTCGGTTGGCAAAAGATGAG GAAACATTCAAGAACATCATGAAGA ATTTGAACTTGGCTTATCCGAGGATGATTGACGTAGCTGTCCCTGCAAATATGGTTTGTGGGTTGCAAGATGTGGCTCCTAAAGCCAACTAA
- the LOC131322619 gene encoding persulfide dioxygenase ETHE1 homolog, mitochondrial isoform X3, translating to MLQSRFVRIPLSPTTLSPPKPTTLLPLLSLARKPRSQMSSYATSSESPKLLFRQLFEKESSTYTYLLADVSHPEKPALLVDPVDKTVDRDLSLIKDLGLKLIYAINTHVHADHVTGTGLIKTKSPGVKSIISKASNAKADLFVEAGDKICFGDLFLEVRATPGHTLGCVTYVTGDGPDQARPRMAFTGDALLIRGCGRTDFQGGSSEQLYKSVHSQIFTLPKDTLLYPAHDYKGFTVTTVEEEILYNPRLAKDEETFKNIMKNLNLAYPRMIDVAVPANMVCGLQDVAPKAN from the exons ATGCTGCAATCTCGATTCGTGCgcatccctctctctcctaccactctctctcctccgaaaCCCACGACCctgctccctctcctctctctagcCAGAAAACCCAGGTCGCAAATGAGTTCCTACGCGACGTCGTCTGAGTCCCCGAAGCTCTTGTTCCGTCAGCTCTTCGAGAAGGAATCGTCCACTTACACTTACCTCCTCGCCGATGTCTCCCACCCTGAAAAACCCGCCTTG TTGGTTGACCCTGTAGACAAGACAGTGGATAGAGATCTTTCTCTTATTAAAGATTTGGGATTGAAGCTCATTTATGCTATAAACACCCATGTCCATGCCGATCATGTCACTGGAACTGGCCTGATTAAG ACTAAATCTCCTGGTGTGAAATCTATCATCTCCaaagcaagcaatgcaaaagCAGATCTGTTCGTTGAAGCTGGTGATAAAATTTGTTTTGGTGATCTCTTTCTAGAG GTTCGTGCTACTCCAGGTCATACCTTAGGATGTGTTACCTATGTTACAGGAGATGGGCCCGATCAGGCCCGACCAAGGATGGCTTTCACGGGTGATGCACTATTAATACGCGGATGTGGGAGGACAGATTTTCAG GGTGGAAGTTCGGAGCAGCTGTATAAATCAGTTCATTCACAG ATCTTTACACTGCCCAAGGACACATTGTTGTATCCTGCTCATGACTACAAAGGTTTCACT GTTACAACTGTAGAAGAGGAAATTCTGTATAATCCTCGGTTGGCAAAAGATGAG GAAACATTCAAGAACATCATGAAGA ATTTGAACTTGGCTTATCCGAGGATGATTGACGTAGCTGTCCCTGCAAATATGGTTTGTGGGTTGCAAGATGTGGCTCCTAAAGCCAACTAA
- the LOC131322619 gene encoding persulfide dioxygenase ETHE1 homolog, mitochondrial isoform X5 has translation MLQSRFVRIPLSPTTLSPPKPTTLLPLLSLARKPRSQMSSYATSSESPKLLFRQLFEKESSTYTYLLADVSHPEKPALLVDPVDKTVDRDLSLIKDLGLKLIYAINTHVHADHVTGTGLIKTKSPGVKSIISKASNAKADLFVEAGDKICFGDLFLEVRATPGHTLGCVTYVTGDGPDQARPRMAFTGDALLIRGCGRTDFQGGSSEQLYKSVHSQVTTVEEEILYNPRLAKDEI, from the exons ATGCTGCAATCTCGATTCGTGCgcatccctctctctcctaccactctctctcctccgaaaCCCACGACCctgctccctctcctctctctagcCAGAAAACCCAGGTCGCAAATGAGTTCCTACGCGACGTCGTCTGAGTCCCCGAAGCTCTTGTTCCGTCAGCTCTTCGAGAAGGAATCGTCCACTTACACTTACCTCCTCGCCGATGTCTCCCACCCTGAAAAACCCGCCTTG TTGGTTGACCCTGTAGACAAGACAGTGGATAGAGATCTTTCTCTTATTAAAGATTTGGGATTGAAGCTCATTTATGCTATAAACACCCATGTCCATGCCGATCATGTCACTGGAACTGGCCTGATTAAG ACTAAATCTCCTGGTGTGAAATCTATCATCTCCaaagcaagcaatgcaaaagCAGATCTGTTCGTTGAAGCTGGTGATAAAATTTGTTTTGGTGATCTCTTTCTAGAG GTTCGTGCTACTCCAGGTCATACCTTAGGATGTGTTACCTATGTTACAGGAGATGGGCCCGATCAGGCCCGACCAAGGATGGCTTTCACGGGTGATGCACTATTAATACGCGGATGTGGGAGGACAGATTTTCAG GGTGGAAGTTCGGAGCAGCTGTATAAATCAGTTCATTCACAG GTTACAACTGTAGAAGAGGAAATTCTGTATAATCCTCGGTTGGCAAAAGATGAG ATTTGA